Genomic DNA from Colius striatus isolate bColStr4 chromosome 7, bColStr4.1.hap1, whole genome shotgun sequence:
ggtgaggggCACGGTACCGAGCTTAAACCAAGGCAGCTCTGAGAAGCCCCTCAGCGAGGCTGCACCCCCCCTAAAAAGCACACGGGAGTGAGGgggggcagccccctcccccgaGAGGATCCCCCACGCCCCCCTCCCGCAGGCGCTGGGCGGCGGGTACCTGCACTGGGGTCACCTGGAGATGATCCGCCTGACCATCGGCCGCTGCATGAACCCCAAAACCACCTTTGCCATCTGGAGGGTGCCAGCCCCCTGCAAGCCCCTTACACGCAAGAGCCTTGGGCACCGCATGGGAGGTGGCAAAGGCCCCATCGACCGCTACGTGACGCCGGTGAGGAGCGGCCGCctcctgctggagctgggcGGGCGCTGCGAGTTCGGCGAGGTGGAGCCTTTCCTGATGCAAGTGGCCAAGAAGCTGCCGTTCCCGGCCGTGCCCGTCAGCAGGGACAGCCTGAGCCGCAtgaggcaggagctggaggagaagagGCTCAACAACCAGAACCCCTGGACCTTCGAGCGTGTGGTCACTGCCAACATGTTGGGCATGAGGAAGTACCTGAGTCCCTACGACCTGAGGTTTCAAGGGCGGTACTGGGGCAAGTTCTTCCTGAAGCACAGGGTGTAATGGGCATTGGGAAAGGGGGGGAGCTGCATTAAACTCACCCCCATGGAGTCAGCTTGGGATGTTGTGGTGGTTGGAGGTGTCTTGGTGTTGATGGGAGGAGGAATCACAGGGTCATTTGGTTGGGAAAGGGcttggagatgctggagagcagcccctgTCCAGCACAGCGCtgagccacggccctcagcacctgagATCCATGggtttggggtccctccagggctgggcactgccccagctccctgggcagcctggcacaggggctcacacccctctcagggaaacagctcagcctcagctccagcctcagcctcccctggggcagctgcagcccctttcctcttgtcctgtcactcttTAATGATCATCACTGACCTCAGCtcgctgcagcctcctgtgagggagtgtcagagagggctcctgtctcccctcagcctcctcttctccagcctcagcacccccattccctcagcccctccccagcacccttgtgctccagccccttccccagctccagccccttccccagctccagcccctcagtgtccctgtggcactgagtgaggggctcaacactgatcccagccctggagctgcagcctccccagcgcccagcacaggggacaatccctgccctgctcctgctgccaccccactgctgacaGAAGGAATTAGTGGGACAAGCTTTGccccccactgctgagcccccCTCACGCCCCGCAGCAGCCCGGAGCAGAGTGTGGGTGATGGATTTATTCGGGGGGAGGGGTGCTGCACAGCTGAAGAGCCGTTGAGATGGAGAAATCACCGCTGAGGAGCTCCGGGTGAGGGCGGGGAGAGGCTCTTCCCTCCGCCCCGTGTGAGGCAGAGCCCTCAGCACCCCGCACGCTGCCCCGGGAAGGGGAAACGCGGCTCCTCCggcgaggggagggggctgctggtCACGGGGCCACTGAGCCTCGGCCCAAACGAAGGCTGGGGAGCGGGGGACGGGGTGCTgcgggctgcagggagggaaggggggagcgTGGTCTCCGCACCTCCCGGGCTGCGGCGGAGGGCTGGCCTCGGGGCTCCGGGCTGGACGGCTTGGCAGGCGAGGCCCGGGGGGGGATCTCTCCGACGGCTGGAGCCGTGCGAGGGATCATCCGAAGAGGGAAAGGCCACCTGCGGCGAGGAGGAACAGGAGGGGCTGCTGAGGAAGGGGGATGTGGCTTCTGGCGCTGCCGCTGGCCCCGACCCTCCCCGACGGGGCTGCCGCCGGGTCCCCTCCGTGTCCGCCAGCCCCGTAGGGATGCGCCGGATAGTCCAAGGAGGGGGAATCCCACCCGAACGGACCAGAACCCCGCTCCCCCGGCCACCGGGAACCCCGAATTCcgcccctccccttccctgccgCCCTGCGCCCCGTCACCTGGAGGGCAGCGGGTGGGGGACGTCAGGCGAAGATGCTTCCGATGCTGGCAGCCAAGATGATGGCGAGGATGATGCAGCACAACATGATCATGATCTTCTTCTGCGCGGGGAGAGAGGGGCCGTCACACGGGGGATGGCACGGGGCCGCGGGCAGCGGAGGCGGTGGGGTGGGTGTGAGCTGCTCCCGTGtgtccccccccgccccttcctcAGCTGGGTGTCCGGGGGGGGATCCCCGCAGCACCCAGACCTCGTGTCCCGCACGGAGAGCAGAGGCGCGGGGTGTCGGAGGGACCTTTATTGCAACAGGAATGAAACCGCCGCGTCCTCCCGCCCCGGTTGTCCGGTAGCACCGGGGCAGTCGGCGTCGGGGGACAGCCGCGGGCATCAAAACCAAGAGGGGACGAGGGTCCCCGGTGGCTCCGTCTGCCAGATCCCCCCCCCCCGGTGCCAGCAAACTCCTTGTCCCGAGCGTGTCCGTGTCCCCTGGCCCCTCCCGGGACACGTCGGGCTCGTCTCGCCGGGGCTGCGGCACcggctgccccctccccacgctgCCTCGGCCCCTCCCGGCAAGAGATGGGCCACCAGGAGGAGCGGATTTAACAGCAAAGGGGCAATAAATAGCTGAGTCGTGTCCCTCGGGCGAAGGGGAGAAAAGGACGGGAGGGGCTGAGCCCGGGGAGCGGGAGGACGGCGGCGGAGAGGGTCCGGGGAGGGGTCCCTCGGGGCGGGGACGGGCAGGAGCCGGTACAGGGGGGGCGAGGGCAGCGGGTCCGGGAGAAGCGGGGTGAGGAGGGGGTCGGGACGTGGTTGCCGGGGAGGGTTCCGCCGGGAGATGTCAGCGCTGGGACGGTCGGAAGCGTctggaggagggaaagggggagatGTCAGTCCCCGGGCGGTGAGGCTGGTGGGGCGGGGGGCGAGGGGCTGCAGCGGTGGGGACGGGGGGAACACGCAGCAACACGGACCCCTGAGCAACATGGATCCATGAGACCGACGAGGGGAACACACAGCAGAGTGCGGAGCCCAAATTCAGAGCCCCCGAACACTGCAGAGTTCTGAGCACTGCAGACCCCCGAGCATCGCAGACCCCCGAGCACCGCAGACCCCCGAGCACTGCAGACCCCCGAGCATCACAGAGCCCCGAGAACTGCAGACCCCCGAGCACTGCAGACCCCCGAGCATCACAGAGCCCCGAGCATCGCAGACCCCTGAGCACCgcagagccctgagcaccgcagagccctgagcactgcagagccctgaGCATCACCGACCCCCGAGCACCgcagagccctgagcaccaCAGAGCCGCAAGGACAGCAGAGAGCGCCAGAGGGAACACGCAGCTAAGCACGGAGCTGAAATCCAGCACCACAGACTCCCAAGCACCACGGACCCCCGAGCAGCACCGACCCCCGAGCACCGTAGACCTCCTCGAGACCACAGAAGCCCCAAGACCACAGATCCCCGCAGCAGGCAGAGGGGTCTGGGCAGGCAGTGCCATCAGCCTGGCAATGCATGCTTGGCATCCCTGAGCCCCTCAGGGCACTGTGGGCATCCCCTGTCCCCCAGCACTTACAGACCACAGCCCACACCTCGGGGGCTATTTCTTGTTTAGCCCCACAGCAAGTCCAATGATGAGGGCAACTATTCCCAGCAAGAGCACCACTACCACAGCCAAaaacagcagcttctggagGGGGTGAGAGGGGAGATGGGGGCTGGTTACACTTGCCCCATGCCCGGAGTGGGGAGGGACAGAGAGGAAAGATGGGCACAAAGGAGCCCAGAAAAGCAAGAGGTGCTGCAGAGTCAGGGCCAGGGCAAGAGGGGCTGAGCCCTGAGAGAGCAACAGAGCTGCCAACCCCATGGAAGTCacagtggaggaggagagactggctgaggcagctgggggtCACCATTGGGGTCACCTGTGGGACCactggggggacacaggggggttGCTAAGGGATACAAGAGGTGGCTGGGGGACACTACAGGTTGTTGGGGTCACTGAGGAGGGTCTCAGGGTCACTGGAGGGTGTGGGGAGATGATGGGGGCACTGGGGCTgagagggatgctgggggtggctTGGAGATGCTGGGGGCTATGGAAGGGACCCTGAGGGACACGGGCCATCAGTCCATCTCACCCTCCTGGCCTCACTTTGGTACTTCACAGCCTTTTTGGTGTCAGCCACAGCCCTCTCCACGAAGCCCACAGACTGGTCCATGTTGTTCTCGATGCGGTCGATCATGGTGCCCTGCGGGGTGTGGGGGTGGCAGGGGGCAGGgggggaggcagagagagaggcagaaagaggaagagagagcagagggaggatgctgagagcacccagggctgctggcaccCACCCACCTTGCGTGCCTGGCCCTGGTAATGGAGGGCTTGCTTGGTTTGCTGGCTGGCCTGCTCCACGTGCTCGGCTGCCTGCAGCACATGCTGCTCCACGTTATCCAGCAGCCCACCCTGGGGGGATGGCAGAGGGGACAGGCTCAGGGGCAGCCCTGTGGCACAGTCCCATGGCATGTGGCACAGCCCCATGGTGCAGGTACTCACCCTTCCTCAGGGCACACAGCAGCTCCTCGCATCGCATGGAGTGGGGGGACAGAGAGGGGCTGAGAGAGGGGCCACGGCCACCATGGTGTGGGACTACCTCtgccttccccccaccccttcccagTGTCACCCTGTGTCCTCAcagagccctgggcagccctgagTGATGGTCCCTGTGCAGCTTCGTGCATGAGTTGCTGCTGGTCCCCACACACAGGTCTCTGTGCAGAGTTGTCCCAGCACAGTCCCTTCCACAGGTCCCTGCCTGGCCCCATGGAGCCCTTGCACAGGTTTCTGCCTGTCCCAATGCTCAGGTTTCTGCTTGTTcccaaacagccccaggcacAGGTCCCTGCTCTCAGAATCTCTGGATGGagggggctggaagggtcctgcagaggtcccccagccccagcccctgctcaagcaggttcccctcactcagagggcacaggaacgtgtccaggtggggttggaaacctcctgagaaggagcctccacaccctccctgggcagcctgggcatggATAAGggtccctcagccttctcttctccatccccaagccctgcagcctttcctcctcacacacatgtcccagcccctcagcatcttgatgtccctgcaccggcctctctgcagcacttccctgtctctcctgagctgggcagcccagcactggccacagggctcaggatgaggcctcagaggggcagcagaagctccctggccctgctgcccaccctctctggctgccccccaggctgccattggcttcttgcccacgagggcacattgctgctgatggttctttgctgcccagcagctctcctcATCCCCATGCAGCCCTTGGCCAGCTCCCTGTGCTCATGTCCCTGTACCTGGTTCTCCACCAGCATGGCAATGTCCACAAACATGTCATGCAGCTCCTTgatgctgctctccagcctcacaATGTCCTTGTGCCTCCCCTCGATCTCACTCAGCGCCTGCTTCGAGATCTGTGAGTCCATGATCTGCAAGGGGACGGGGCCATCAGCAGGGAGGTGATCCCTGGTGTCCCCCCTCCCATGTCCCCCCACTGGCATGGCAGTGGCTGCTCACCCCTGAGGTGAAGATGGAGGGGTTCCcactctccagcatctcctccagctcctcatcTGTGGTGTTCTTGCCAGCTGCAGGTGGGTGGGTTGGAGGGGGTCATGGTGGGAACAGGCAGTGCCCACccaaaaaaaggaggggaggggggctcTGGTGAGAAGCCCCATCGAGTTTCCCAAGTCAGGCTCCATGCAGTGCCTGTCTCTACACACTTAGCCAAAATTAGGTGGGGTTTTTAGGGTCCATTTTCTCACACTTGCTAAGGGTGGGggtgtgcaggggatggggtgtGCAGGGGATGTGCAGGGGGggtgtgcaggggatggggtttGCAGGGGGTGTGCGGGGGGGggtgtgcaggggatggggtttGCAGGGGGtggggtgtgcagggggtgtgtgtgcagggggtggggtgtgcaggggatggggtgtgcagggggtgGGGTGTTCAGGGATGGGGTGTGCAGAGGGTGGGGTGTGGAGGGGGTGTGCaaggggggtgtgtgt
This window encodes:
- the STX3 gene encoding syntaxin-3 isoform X1, producing the protein MKDRLEQLKAKQDADDDDEELEIAVDNTAFMDEFFSEIEETRQNIDKISENVEEAKKLYSIILSAPIPEQKTKDDLEQLTAEIKKMANSVRNKLKSMERNIEQDEARSSADLRIRKSQHSVLSRKFVDVMTKYNEAQVDFRERSKGRIQRQLEITGKNTTDEELEEMLESGNPSIFTSGIMDSQISKQALSEIEGRHKDIVRLESSIKELHDMFVDIAMLVENQGGLLDNVEQHVLQAAEHVEQASQQTKQALHYQGQARKTLPTVPALTSPGGTLPGNHVPTPSSPRFSRTRCPRPPCTGSCPSPPRGTPPRTLSAAVLPLPGLSPSRPFLPFARGTRLSYLLPLCC
- the MRPL16 gene encoding large ribosomal subunit protein uL16m, encoding MWRWRLLPAGRGPGGLTVPRAGLKKFQQPPDYSGIVLPERTKLKFLEKVPAVPKVKREPRQLRDIRGPSREATDFTQGQYGILALGGGYLHWGHLEMIRLTIGRCMNPKTTFAIWRVPAPCKPLTRKSLGHRMGGGKGPIDRYVTPVRSGRLLLELGGRCEFGEVEPFLMQVAKKLPFPAVPVSRDSLSRMRQELEEKRLNNQNPWTFERVVTANMLGMRKYLSPYDLRFQGRYWGKFFLKHRV